The following proteins are encoded in a genomic region of Magnolia sinica isolate HGM2019 chromosome 1, MsV1, whole genome shotgun sequence:
- the LOC131242133 gene encoding disease resistance RPP13-like protein 4 isoform X2, with translation MADAVVSVLLDNLLSILITEGRQLHEFDDQFVETEKELQYMQSYLKVADQVKRRDRNEILKTVMSDLRELVYDAEDVIADCQLLFRKKHEGCAPNFTSYCFPTHLKSRHLLGKRLRNINQGVRKVKENMNTYLQTAPRQPGKDEDGGNMGMTYPILMHEAEMVGLEDDSTKIINWILEADGPSMVIGIAGMGGIGKTTLAQKICHSESVKNSFKHLFFVTVSQSFKLDELLKKMLGKLNVEEGSMRGKDVRDLLERLKAELDDKYLIVLDDVWETDKSGWWESLESALPKVSGSYVIVTTRNEEVAKSMGTTNHRIHHPQILSGEDSWSLFSKVAFSRNGGKCTKPDLVEVGMEIVAKCKGLPLAIKVVGGMMARKGDSIHEWRRISEHLKEELKISGKDEPVISCLELSYEELPTHLKPCFLCFAMFPEDFEIDVENMVNWWIGEGFVWGRNGKTAFEIGEECLSELFNRFLILGVGKDDFERSYVWCKMHDMVRDMVIRIAREESFFVRLDGGGSPAFIEQSRRLVIVGNTAVESIRNSPTKLRTLVGVDIQSIEMIASLKAKLCEVRWLRVLSLSLSYWNLDLAVVCSDWLSGIGSLHHLVYLNIQRSSALISLPDSIGNLRNLRILRLWDCPNLKRLPVSITTLEKLTAIQTDQLLECMPEGLGKLSNLERLGYFSPVNKNGSGISELKSLTKLRELWMEIKSVEEIEEGEWNVLSMLQHLQILSLDFGGISVERDGVVRKIEGELSPPLKSLRELYLRNWPGERTPAWLSPTSLPNLQSLYIQEGGMREMVPRFWDSESGVWKVEVLVLHFLHELEEEWQRMRRAMPSLRLLNVYDCPKLKSFPFDVTDRVNEKKWRKEEEDSGAAKEEEEEEKEEGTSLGEITAA, from the exons ATGGCTGATGCCGTTGTCAGTGTTCTCCTGGATAATTTGCTGTCAATACTCATAACCGAAGGTCGTCAGCTACATGAGTTTGATGACCAATTTGTGGAAACAGAGAAGGAGCTTCAGTACATGCAGAGCTATCTCAAGGTAGCTGATCAGGTGAAGAGAAGAGATAGGAATGAGATTCTCAAGACAGTAATGAGCGATTTAAGAGAGTTGGTATACGACGCTGAAGATGTAATAGCAGATTGTCAACTTCTATTCCGGAAAAAACACGAAGGGTGTGCACCAAATTTTACAAGTTATTGCTTTCCTACTCATTTGAAATCCCGTCATCTGTTGGGAAAGCGGCTGAGGAATATAAATCAAGGGGTAAGGAAGGTGAAGGAGAATATGAATACTTACTTGCAAACAGCTCCTCGCCAACCTGGCAAAGATGAAGATGGTGGGAATATGGGAATGACCTACCCAATCCTGATGCATGAAGCAGAAATGGTGGGATTAGAAGATGACTCAACGAAGATTATAAATTGGATCTTAGAAGCGGATGGACCCTCAATGGTGATTGGAATAGCTGGAATGGGGGGAATCGGTAAAACCACACTCGCTCAAAAGATATGTCACAGTGAGAGTGTGAAAAACTCTTTTAAGCACTTGTTTTTTGTTACTGTTTCTCAGAGTTTCAAATTGGATGAATTGCTGAAGAAAATGCTGGGGAAACTAAATGTAGAAGAAGGATCTATGAGGGGAAAGGATGTCCGTGACCTGTTGGAAAGGCTTAAGGCTGAGTTAGATGATAAGTACTTGATAGTTTTGGATGATGTTTGGGAAACAGATAAAAGCGGATGGTGGGAAAGCTTGGAGTCCGCTTTGCCCAAAGTGAGTGGTAGCTATGTCATTGTTACAACAAGGAATGAGGAAGTTGCTAAATCTATGGGGACTACCAACCATCGAATACATCATCCGCAAATTCTTTCGGGTGAAGATAGTTGGTCCTTATTCAGCAAAGTAGCTTTCTCAAGAAATGGAGGTAAGTGCACAAAGCCAGACTTGGTGGAAGTTGGCATGGAGATTGTTGCCAAGTGCAAGGGGCTTCCTTTGGCAATCAAGGTTGTGGGTGGAATGATGGCAAGGAAAGGTGATTCCATCCATGAATGGAGACGAATATCAGAGCACCTGAAGGAGGAGTTGAAAATCAGTGGGAAAGATGAGCCAGTCATTTCATGTCTAGAGTTAAGCTATGAAGAGCTCCCAACACACTTAAAACCTTGCTTTTTGTGCTTTGCCATGTTTCCTGAAGATTTTGAAATTGATGTTGAGAACATGGTTAACTGGTGGATTGGTGAGGGTTTTGTTTGGGGAAGAAATGGGAAAACGGCATTTGAGATAGGAGAAGAATGTCTTTCAGAATTATTTAATCGATTTTTGATACTTGGAGTGGGTAAAGATGATTTTGAGAGAAGCTATGTTTGGTGCAAAATGCATGATATGGTTCGAGATATGGTAATAAGAATTGCAAGAGAAGAGAGCTTTTTTGTGAGGTTGGACGGTGGAGGTAGTCCCGCATTCATTGAGCAGTCTCGTCGTTTGGTAATTGTGGGGAATACAGCTGTAGAGAGCATCAGAAACAGTCCCACCAAGCTGCGGACGTTGGTTGGGGTGGACATTCAGAGCATAGAGATGATTGCAAGTCTAAAAGCAAAACTATGCGAAGTAAGGTGGTTGAGGGTGTTATCTCTTTCACTGTCATACTGGAATCTCGATCTAGCTGTGGTGTGCAGCGATTGGTTGAGTGGGATAGGGTCATTACATCACCTCGTTTATCTTAACATACAGAGGAGTTCTGCCTTAATATCACTGCCCGATTCAATCGGAAATCTTCGCAATCTTCGGATTCTAAGGTTATGGGACTGCCCCAATTTGAAAAGGCTTCCTGTGTCAATCACAACATTAGAGAAGCTAACAGCTATCCAAACTGACCAGTTATTAGAATGCATGCCAGAAGGGCTTGGAAAGCTTTCAAATCTCGAACGGTTAGGATACTTTAGTCCTGTGAATAAAAATGGATCCGGTATTTCGGAGTTGAAGAGCTTGACAAAACTCAGAGAACTTTGGATGGAGATAAAGTCAGTGGAAGAAAtagaagaaggggaatggaatgtGTTATCAATGCTCCAGCATCTGCAAATTCTAAGTTTAGATTTTGGGGGAATTTCTGTTGAAAGAGATGGAGTTGTAAGGAAGATTGAAGGTGAGCTTTCTCCTCCTCTTAAATCCCTGAGAGAGTTGTATCTTAGGAACTGGCCAGGAGAAAGGACACCTGCGTGGCTCAGTCCTACTTCCCTTCCCAATCTTCAGTCTCTTTACATTCAGGAGGGAGGGATGAGGGAGATGGTTCCCAGATTTTGGGACAGCGAGAGTGGGGTATGGAAAGTGGAGGTCTTGGTGCTACATTTTTTGCACGAATTGGAAGAGGAGTGGCAGAGGATGCGAAGGGCAATGCCGTCTTTAAGACTCCTCAACGTTTACGACTGTCCGAAGCTCAAGTCATTCCCATTCGATGTTACAGATCGTGTGAATGAGAAGAAatggaggaaagaagaagaagattcag GTGCTgccaaagaggaagaagaagaggaaaaagaagaag GAACATCACTAGGGGAGATTACTGCCGCATGA
- the LOC131242133 gene encoding disease resistance RPP13-like protein 4 isoform X1 translates to MADAVVSVLLDNLLSILITEGRQLHEFDDQFVETEKELQYMQSYLKVADQVKRRDRNEILKTVMSDLRELVYDAEDVIADCQLLFRKKHEGCAPNFTSYCFPTHLKSRHLLGKRLRNINQGVRKVKENMNTYLQTAPRQPGKDEDGGNMGMTYPILMHEAEMVGLEDDSTKIINWILEADGPSMVIGIAGMGGIGKTTLAQKICHSESVKNSFKHLFFVTVSQSFKLDELLKKMLGKLNVEEGSMRGKDVRDLLERLKAELDDKYLIVLDDVWETDKSGWWESLESALPKVSGSYVIVTTRNEEVAKSMGTTNHRIHHPQILSGEDSWSLFSKVAFSRNGGKCTKPDLVEVGMEIVAKCKGLPLAIKVVGGMMARKGDSIHEWRRISEHLKEELKISGKDEPVISCLELSYEELPTHLKPCFLCFAMFPEDFEIDVENMVNWWIGEGFVWGRNGKTAFEIGEECLSELFNRFLILGVGKDDFERSYVWCKMHDMVRDMVIRIAREESFFVRLDGGGSPAFIEQSRRLVIVGNTAVESIRNSPTKLRTLVGVDIQSIEMIASLKAKLCEVRWLRVLSLSLSYWNLDLAVVCSDWLSGIGSLHHLVYLNIQRSSALISLPDSIGNLRNLRILRLWDCPNLKRLPVSITTLEKLTAIQTDQLLECMPEGLGKLSNLERLGYFSPVNKNGSGISELKSLTKLRELWMEIKSVEEIEEGEWNVLSMLQHLQILSLDFGGISVERDGVVRKIEGELSPPLKSLRELYLRNWPGERTPAWLSPTSLPNLQSLYIQEGGMREMVPRFWDSESGVWKVEVLVLHFLHELEEEWQRMRRAMPSLRLLNVYDCPKLKSFPFDVTDRVNEKKWRKEEEDSVSGAAKEEEEEEKEEGTSLGEITAA, encoded by the exons ATGGCTGATGCCGTTGTCAGTGTTCTCCTGGATAATTTGCTGTCAATACTCATAACCGAAGGTCGTCAGCTACATGAGTTTGATGACCAATTTGTGGAAACAGAGAAGGAGCTTCAGTACATGCAGAGCTATCTCAAGGTAGCTGATCAGGTGAAGAGAAGAGATAGGAATGAGATTCTCAAGACAGTAATGAGCGATTTAAGAGAGTTGGTATACGACGCTGAAGATGTAATAGCAGATTGTCAACTTCTATTCCGGAAAAAACACGAAGGGTGTGCACCAAATTTTACAAGTTATTGCTTTCCTACTCATTTGAAATCCCGTCATCTGTTGGGAAAGCGGCTGAGGAATATAAATCAAGGGGTAAGGAAGGTGAAGGAGAATATGAATACTTACTTGCAAACAGCTCCTCGCCAACCTGGCAAAGATGAAGATGGTGGGAATATGGGAATGACCTACCCAATCCTGATGCATGAAGCAGAAATGGTGGGATTAGAAGATGACTCAACGAAGATTATAAATTGGATCTTAGAAGCGGATGGACCCTCAATGGTGATTGGAATAGCTGGAATGGGGGGAATCGGTAAAACCACACTCGCTCAAAAGATATGTCACAGTGAGAGTGTGAAAAACTCTTTTAAGCACTTGTTTTTTGTTACTGTTTCTCAGAGTTTCAAATTGGATGAATTGCTGAAGAAAATGCTGGGGAAACTAAATGTAGAAGAAGGATCTATGAGGGGAAAGGATGTCCGTGACCTGTTGGAAAGGCTTAAGGCTGAGTTAGATGATAAGTACTTGATAGTTTTGGATGATGTTTGGGAAACAGATAAAAGCGGATGGTGGGAAAGCTTGGAGTCCGCTTTGCCCAAAGTGAGTGGTAGCTATGTCATTGTTACAACAAGGAATGAGGAAGTTGCTAAATCTATGGGGACTACCAACCATCGAATACATCATCCGCAAATTCTTTCGGGTGAAGATAGTTGGTCCTTATTCAGCAAAGTAGCTTTCTCAAGAAATGGAGGTAAGTGCACAAAGCCAGACTTGGTGGAAGTTGGCATGGAGATTGTTGCCAAGTGCAAGGGGCTTCCTTTGGCAATCAAGGTTGTGGGTGGAATGATGGCAAGGAAAGGTGATTCCATCCATGAATGGAGACGAATATCAGAGCACCTGAAGGAGGAGTTGAAAATCAGTGGGAAAGATGAGCCAGTCATTTCATGTCTAGAGTTAAGCTATGAAGAGCTCCCAACACACTTAAAACCTTGCTTTTTGTGCTTTGCCATGTTTCCTGAAGATTTTGAAATTGATGTTGAGAACATGGTTAACTGGTGGATTGGTGAGGGTTTTGTTTGGGGAAGAAATGGGAAAACGGCATTTGAGATAGGAGAAGAATGTCTTTCAGAATTATTTAATCGATTTTTGATACTTGGAGTGGGTAAAGATGATTTTGAGAGAAGCTATGTTTGGTGCAAAATGCATGATATGGTTCGAGATATGGTAATAAGAATTGCAAGAGAAGAGAGCTTTTTTGTGAGGTTGGACGGTGGAGGTAGTCCCGCATTCATTGAGCAGTCTCGTCGTTTGGTAATTGTGGGGAATACAGCTGTAGAGAGCATCAGAAACAGTCCCACCAAGCTGCGGACGTTGGTTGGGGTGGACATTCAGAGCATAGAGATGATTGCAAGTCTAAAAGCAAAACTATGCGAAGTAAGGTGGTTGAGGGTGTTATCTCTTTCACTGTCATACTGGAATCTCGATCTAGCTGTGGTGTGCAGCGATTGGTTGAGTGGGATAGGGTCATTACATCACCTCGTTTATCTTAACATACAGAGGAGTTCTGCCTTAATATCACTGCCCGATTCAATCGGAAATCTTCGCAATCTTCGGATTCTAAGGTTATGGGACTGCCCCAATTTGAAAAGGCTTCCTGTGTCAATCACAACATTAGAGAAGCTAACAGCTATCCAAACTGACCAGTTATTAGAATGCATGCCAGAAGGGCTTGGAAAGCTTTCAAATCTCGAACGGTTAGGATACTTTAGTCCTGTGAATAAAAATGGATCCGGTATTTCGGAGTTGAAGAGCTTGACAAAACTCAGAGAACTTTGGATGGAGATAAAGTCAGTGGAAGAAAtagaagaaggggaatggaatgtGTTATCAATGCTCCAGCATCTGCAAATTCTAAGTTTAGATTTTGGGGGAATTTCTGTTGAAAGAGATGGAGTTGTAAGGAAGATTGAAGGTGAGCTTTCTCCTCCTCTTAAATCCCTGAGAGAGTTGTATCTTAGGAACTGGCCAGGAGAAAGGACACCTGCGTGGCTCAGTCCTACTTCCCTTCCCAATCTTCAGTCTCTTTACATTCAGGAGGGAGGGATGAGGGAGATGGTTCCCAGATTTTGGGACAGCGAGAGTGGGGTATGGAAAGTGGAGGTCTTGGTGCTACATTTTTTGCACGAATTGGAAGAGGAGTGGCAGAGGATGCGAAGGGCAATGCCGTCTTTAAGACTCCTCAACGTTTACGACTGTCCGAAGCTCAAGTCATTCCCATTCGATGTTACAGATCGTGTGAATGAGAAGAAatggaggaaagaagaagaagattcag TTTCAGGTGCTgccaaagaggaagaagaagaggaaaaagaagaag GAACATCACTAGGGGAGATTACTGCCGCATGA
- the LOC131242133 gene encoding disease resistance RPP13-like protein 4 isoform X3 — protein MADAVVSVLLDNLLSILITEGRQLHEFDDQFVETEKELQYMQSYLKVADQVKRRDRNEILKTVMSDLRELVYDAEDVIADCQLLFRKKHEGCAPNFTSYCFPTHLKSRHLLGKRLRNINQGVRKVKENMNTYLQTAPRQPGKDEDGGNMGMTYPILMHEAEMVGLEDDSTKIINWILEADGPSMVIGIAGMGGIGKTTLAQKICHSESVKNSFKHLFFVTVSQSFKLDELLKKMLGKLNVEEGSMRGKDVRDLLERLKAELDDKYLIVLDDVWETDKSGWWESLESALPKVSGSYVIVTTRNEEVAKSMGTTNHRIHHPQILSGEDSWSLFSKVAFSRNGGKCTKPDLVEVGMEIVAKCKGLPLAIKVVGGMMARKGDSIHEWRRISEHLKEELKISGKDEPVISCLELSYEELPTHLKPCFLCFAMFPEDFEIDVENMVNWWIGEGFVWGRNGKTAFEIGEECLSELFNRFLILGVGKDDFERSYVWCKMHDMVRDMVIRIAREESFFVRLDGGGSPAFIEQSRRLVIVGNTAVESIRNSPTKLRTLVGVDIQSIEMIASLKAKLCEVRWLRVLSLSLSYWNLDLAVVCSDWLSGIGSLHHLVYLNIQRSSALISLPDSIGNLRNLRILRLWDCPNLKRLPVSITTLEKLTAIQTDQLLECMPEGLGKLSNLERLGYFSPVNKNGSGISELKSLTKLRELWMEIKSVEEIEEGEWNVLSMLQHLQILSLDFGGISVERDGVVRKIEGELSPPLKSLRELYLRNWPGERTPAWLSPTSLPNLQSLYIQEGGMREMVPRFWDSESGVWKVEVLVLHFLHELEEEWQRMRRAMPSLRLLNVYDCPKLKSFPFDVTDRVNEKKWRKEEEDSGTSLGEITAA, from the exons ATGGCTGATGCCGTTGTCAGTGTTCTCCTGGATAATTTGCTGTCAATACTCATAACCGAAGGTCGTCAGCTACATGAGTTTGATGACCAATTTGTGGAAACAGAGAAGGAGCTTCAGTACATGCAGAGCTATCTCAAGGTAGCTGATCAGGTGAAGAGAAGAGATAGGAATGAGATTCTCAAGACAGTAATGAGCGATTTAAGAGAGTTGGTATACGACGCTGAAGATGTAATAGCAGATTGTCAACTTCTATTCCGGAAAAAACACGAAGGGTGTGCACCAAATTTTACAAGTTATTGCTTTCCTACTCATTTGAAATCCCGTCATCTGTTGGGAAAGCGGCTGAGGAATATAAATCAAGGGGTAAGGAAGGTGAAGGAGAATATGAATACTTACTTGCAAACAGCTCCTCGCCAACCTGGCAAAGATGAAGATGGTGGGAATATGGGAATGACCTACCCAATCCTGATGCATGAAGCAGAAATGGTGGGATTAGAAGATGACTCAACGAAGATTATAAATTGGATCTTAGAAGCGGATGGACCCTCAATGGTGATTGGAATAGCTGGAATGGGGGGAATCGGTAAAACCACACTCGCTCAAAAGATATGTCACAGTGAGAGTGTGAAAAACTCTTTTAAGCACTTGTTTTTTGTTACTGTTTCTCAGAGTTTCAAATTGGATGAATTGCTGAAGAAAATGCTGGGGAAACTAAATGTAGAAGAAGGATCTATGAGGGGAAAGGATGTCCGTGACCTGTTGGAAAGGCTTAAGGCTGAGTTAGATGATAAGTACTTGATAGTTTTGGATGATGTTTGGGAAACAGATAAAAGCGGATGGTGGGAAAGCTTGGAGTCCGCTTTGCCCAAAGTGAGTGGTAGCTATGTCATTGTTACAACAAGGAATGAGGAAGTTGCTAAATCTATGGGGACTACCAACCATCGAATACATCATCCGCAAATTCTTTCGGGTGAAGATAGTTGGTCCTTATTCAGCAAAGTAGCTTTCTCAAGAAATGGAGGTAAGTGCACAAAGCCAGACTTGGTGGAAGTTGGCATGGAGATTGTTGCCAAGTGCAAGGGGCTTCCTTTGGCAATCAAGGTTGTGGGTGGAATGATGGCAAGGAAAGGTGATTCCATCCATGAATGGAGACGAATATCAGAGCACCTGAAGGAGGAGTTGAAAATCAGTGGGAAAGATGAGCCAGTCATTTCATGTCTAGAGTTAAGCTATGAAGAGCTCCCAACACACTTAAAACCTTGCTTTTTGTGCTTTGCCATGTTTCCTGAAGATTTTGAAATTGATGTTGAGAACATGGTTAACTGGTGGATTGGTGAGGGTTTTGTTTGGGGAAGAAATGGGAAAACGGCATTTGAGATAGGAGAAGAATGTCTTTCAGAATTATTTAATCGATTTTTGATACTTGGAGTGGGTAAAGATGATTTTGAGAGAAGCTATGTTTGGTGCAAAATGCATGATATGGTTCGAGATATGGTAATAAGAATTGCAAGAGAAGAGAGCTTTTTTGTGAGGTTGGACGGTGGAGGTAGTCCCGCATTCATTGAGCAGTCTCGTCGTTTGGTAATTGTGGGGAATACAGCTGTAGAGAGCATCAGAAACAGTCCCACCAAGCTGCGGACGTTGGTTGGGGTGGACATTCAGAGCATAGAGATGATTGCAAGTCTAAAAGCAAAACTATGCGAAGTAAGGTGGTTGAGGGTGTTATCTCTTTCACTGTCATACTGGAATCTCGATCTAGCTGTGGTGTGCAGCGATTGGTTGAGTGGGATAGGGTCATTACATCACCTCGTTTATCTTAACATACAGAGGAGTTCTGCCTTAATATCACTGCCCGATTCAATCGGAAATCTTCGCAATCTTCGGATTCTAAGGTTATGGGACTGCCCCAATTTGAAAAGGCTTCCTGTGTCAATCACAACATTAGAGAAGCTAACAGCTATCCAAACTGACCAGTTATTAGAATGCATGCCAGAAGGGCTTGGAAAGCTTTCAAATCTCGAACGGTTAGGATACTTTAGTCCTGTGAATAAAAATGGATCCGGTATTTCGGAGTTGAAGAGCTTGACAAAACTCAGAGAACTTTGGATGGAGATAAAGTCAGTGGAAGAAAtagaagaaggggaatggaatgtGTTATCAATGCTCCAGCATCTGCAAATTCTAAGTTTAGATTTTGGGGGAATTTCTGTTGAAAGAGATGGAGTTGTAAGGAAGATTGAAGGTGAGCTTTCTCCTCCTCTTAAATCCCTGAGAGAGTTGTATCTTAGGAACTGGCCAGGAGAAAGGACACCTGCGTGGCTCAGTCCTACTTCCCTTCCCAATCTTCAGTCTCTTTACATTCAGGAGGGAGGGATGAGGGAGATGGTTCCCAGATTTTGGGACAGCGAGAGTGGGGTATGGAAAGTGGAGGTCTTGGTGCTACATTTTTTGCACGAATTGGAAGAGGAGTGGCAGAGGATGCGAAGGGCAATGCCGTCTTTAAGACTCCTCAACGTTTACGACTGTCCGAAGCTCAAGTCATTCCCATTCGATGTTACAGATCGTGTGAATGAGAAGAAatggaggaaagaagaagaagattcag GAACATCACTAGGGGAGATTACTGCCGCATGA